cttaaatcataatattttaaatcaaaaGGCATTGTAACTGTATATTACCTCCAAGAGATTTCTCGAAGTTCGCCAATTGAGTAAGAAAACCATGATTAGGGGCTATATGTGGTCGCTTGCTCCTAACTAGTGCCAATGCATCCGAAAGACTCATCCGATGCTTCTTCATCAAATAAGCAACAACAACAGTGACACTGTAAAATAACTATTAGCATCTAGTTGATTGCACCAAACAAAATGTGTAAGTTTTATCTTTTTTCAAATATTTAGAACTTCCACACCACAAAATGAAGATTTCCAAATATTTATTCTTTAATTTAATCCCAGAGCATTTGGTATCAAACCAGAGACTTTCAAGATTGCTGCCCAAAAAATATCACATATCGCAACTAGCATGCCAAAACACATATTTCCTGTTAAGATACCTAACCATACACCAGATATAAGAATTATAATACAGCATCTAAAAAGTTAAAGGATGCATGACATTGCATACAATGAAATTGTTGTGGAGCTCTGATGCTACTTGCAGCCGCTTAAAATGATAATTATATGTAAAATGAAAATCACAAACAATGATGACTCAGAATAGCCACCCAAATATGACTAACTTCCTAACATTGCATATCGATATAAATATAATACCTACTTACCTAGTACAAATACCTGTAGCACAAACTATAGATGCAGCCGAACTACAGTATGCCTATGTGATCATACACCAACCAAAACTATCTCATAGAACATTCGAAACTCAACATATGTTTTGATGTGTCCTGGTAAATTTATGAACCAAAAAGAGAATATGCACAATTTTGAATCTCCAAAGGAACCACCATCAGTAGTGCTTTCTTACCAGGATTTGGATTTGAATCCTGCCCATACTTTATCTTGGAAATTACTATTAGATTAATTAACTTATATATTAATGCAACCAGAACTTTATCATGTATTTTTTATTTCCTTGTTGAGATGAAATACTACTAACATTTTTAGCTAATACTACTCCTCGATGATTAAGACCCTTTAGAAAATGATGAGGTATATAGTCTTCAATGAAGATGGTCGATCAAGTTAGTGATACATTTATATTCTGATTGTAATCAATATTTGCACCATTGTTATGCATTAAGGAAGATTAAACAATTGTGAAGAATTATGTAAATAAAATTGTGTGTTTGAATATGCTTGCCACAATCTTGCTGGTTGTTTTGAGGATACTCAGATGAATAATTGATCTCATTATGAGCtcataaaaataaatacaagTGAATCTGGATCTTTTAGGCCTGAAAATACTGTTTTTACATCCGGATTTTAGCTTGCTGCAAAATTATAAAAGGCCTTGGAGTTTGAAACTCACAATGCAATTTTGAATCAACCATTCCATTATTCTTTTAAATAGTGctttcatttaaaatattttaaaaccaGCTTAGCAGTAAACAACAAGCTTACCTTCTTGACATTCCTGCAAAGCAATGAACCAACACACCACCACCTGCACTTCTAGCTTCATCGATGAAACTAAAGCATTCATCAAAATACTTATCCAACTCTGTGCCTGGGGTGTCAAACACTAGatacaataaaagaagaaaagaattagtCCAAGAATTTTATATACTTAAAGTAAGTTGTGTATTTATCGAGGGAAAAGAAATGCACATATGTTGGTTTCAGAAAACTTATTTCTTAATTACATAAAAGTGTTGTTAGAACTTCTTGACATTTTACTGCTACCAATTATAGGCTGGAGATGGAGTGAGAATCCCTGGCAATCACCCTAAACGGATAGCAAACAAAAACATCTCTATGTTTTGCATCATCTTTACAAGAAAGGCATATTAGATTCCTTATATAGCGATAAGGAAATCAAAGCAAAAACAACCTTCATAAGCAAGAGAAGAGAACtaatttaaaagatataactTGCGGATATTTAATTGGTGATACATCTATTGTGTAATCGTTACCAAGTAACCAATATGAATACGATCTGACTATATATAAGAAATCAGGCTTCAAAAAGTTGCTTATGTTATAGTTTAACAGTCGAATTGAACTTTTGCTTAGGTAAGAATCTGAAAGCTTTTCAATATGATGCCAAATGGAAGAACCTGACTTGCAAGAATAGGAAACACATTGGATTTGAACAATGCAGGTTACAGTTAGTTGCAATATTGCCCAACTTCAGACCATCTTCCACCAGCTCAGGGCATAGCCAGAACCTACACGGTCCTATTTTAGCCTTCTTTTAAAGGTCAAAGGCCAAATTACTGGTTGGGTCAGTACGATTCAGCTCAGGACACTTTGATGCTACCCTTAGATGAGTCAGTCCAGCAGAATTCAGTGCAAAAGGCCCCAGTCCGGCATGGTTACAAATCCTATCTAATATAGTGCAGACATTCCTCCATGGTTTTAAAGGAGATCTATTCAGTCTTGGAAGAGTATAAAAAGATCAATTCTAATTAATAAAAGATCAACAATTATGATAACTCTGATAACAAACCAGCAAGAAAGGAGCTTTCGGTTTGCTGGACCTACtaacaagagaaaagaaaggaaaagtaaGGCAGGAGGGATTTGATATTCAGTCTTCAAAGTAATATTCAGTCTTTGAGGGATTAGATATTCAAATTTCTTGACATTCAGGGAGCAGACAAAACTTTAATTGACATTCTTTACTTTCAATAAGACCAAATAGAGactattaaatcaaaataaaattaagtCTTCAGGATGAAAACCAGGGATCATAGTAGCATCGACAATCATACACAAAATTTAGTGATAGCAATTCTTGAACAACACTGAGGACTCACAATAAAGCAAAAATATAACTAATATAAAGAACTGAAACAGTAACACAAAAATTACCAGAAATTAAGTTTCAGAACAAATACAAATAACAGAAGGTGTCAAGCTGTGAATCTCAATAGTTAATGCCACCAAAGCAACAAATAGACAAATTTGAAGTTCTCGGATACAAGCAAGATATTAGTTATCAGTAACCCAATATTCATATTAAAGCACATGTTAAGAAGGCACTAATCAAGAAACTTTCTAGTTGTGGGTCATGTAATCAACCAATTTAACATGCACAGAACAATTCATCATACCATCAATCTTCTTATAGACGAAGTCAATAGGAAATGCAGGGTCCAGGGATTTGGCCACCGTTAAGATGTGGGTGATGTTCAAGTCTTTCAACGCTGACTTGTTAAGCGCCGCGCCAACTGAACCCAGAAACAAACCCTGAGGCAATTGAAGCCGGCAAAGATATCCAAGTATCATTATCAGTTCCAAAATCTAAATCCTTAGAAAAGCTAATAAACTCGTATTCGATTGCCGTTTTGCTCTCGTGTTACCTCCTCAATCTGACATGGAACGTTGTCCTCCCTGGTATATCTTGCAGCACAGAACGCCTGGACGCAGTTGAGAATCCTACTCCTTTGAAGCTCATCCATCTGAGACATGTTTAATCGGATGCCCGGACAAAGCTATTGTTATGCGACAGTATATTAGGCAGCCAACGGCAGCGTCTCCCTCGTCACAGAGTCTTCCTAGTTCTGTCgaagagagagagaatgagaggGAAAAACCAACCTAATGTATCCGAATTCGACCACCACAGCAAACTTACCCACACATCGAACACAGTATACAAACAGATTCAACTCAAGAACCTCAATTTCAAATTAGGCTTCGACAAAGAAGTTAACAAACAATTAAAGCGCAAGCTAATCCGCTTCTGAAACAACATTGTAACCCAGCGCTAAAGAATCGAACATTAAAAGCGAATGCTGACGGCTTCAAAGAGACAGAACCCTAGAAAGAAATCAAACCAAATGGGAAAAACTAACCTCGTATCCTAAATCCTGCCTTTCTCTGCCGCAGCCTACCTTCGATcgatcgagatcgagatcgagagagagtgagagaagggtggggggtggggtggggtgggggagAGAATAAAAGGCGAGATCTTCGGAAGAGCGATCGGGAAGGAGAGGAGCATCGGGCGGGGAGGCTTCGGCCGGGACGGCCACATCAAATATATGCTGTAGTGCTCATTTCGTGTCTGTTATTGGCCACACAACCAGAAGGTAATTGATTGGATATTCAACGATGGTGCGTAGATGATTCCCAACATCACATCCGACCAGACTAGGATCCGACTTGGACATGCGTCGACCAGATCCGCTCTCACACTCACGACAACTCGGCGATGTCGACGGGTTCACACACGTCGTCACGACGAGCGAGTTCTAAGGAGCCGCCTCGGTCTTCTTCCATCGTTTTCCCGTTCTCTTTTACTCGTTTCACGTGCGAGCTGTCCGGAGACGCGCAGAAGTCTCATCGGACCGCCAAAAGAAGAGAAGGCAGAGTGGCAAATGGCGACGAGACTGAAGAGAGTGAGCTTTGACAGGATGAAGAGAAGTGTCATTCATCAGTCGCCATGGATGCCTGTATTCCCTGCCGCCGGCCTTTTTTGCATTGCTTCGACGTCAACCTACCTTCCTCCAACTTATTCTATTCCATAAAATAGATTAGATCTCCGTTTCTCACGCCCACGCGCAAAATGAAGGTCCAAAGTGCTCATGGAGGTCTCGGGCCGCGTCTCGTCCGCCAGGAACTCGTCGCTGCTGTTGCCGAGGTCGCCTGCGAGGAGTAGGGAGGAAggcgggggaggaggaggggCAGGCATGGAGGCGCTTCGGCGGCTGGTGAGGCGAGTGAAGCCCTTCGAGCATGTCGGCCTTCTAGGGTTCGTCGTCTTCACCGCCGCTCTGTTCCTGTCGCTGCTCTGCTCCGCCCACTCGGACTACAGCTGGGTGTGGCCCGGTGGCGGAGGGTATCGGGGGTTGTGGGTGTCTCGGACGAAGGGCGGCGgtgtggagagagggaggagcgaCGGCAGCGGCGGCGCAGAATGCGATTGGTCCGAGGGAGAGTGGGTGTGGGACGAGGGTTTCCGCTGCTCGGAGAACGGGCGGTCCGATCGATTCTACACCAAGTGGCGGTGGCAGCCCGTTGGCTGCGATCTCCCCAGGTTCCAACTCCATTCGTTTTGCTCTATCGTTCTTATTCTTTGTTATTCTACGATTTGTCTTCGATCACGAGCTGATCTTTTTTAGTGATTTGTTGTCTAATTTCTAGTTGCAAAGATCTTTCCTTTTCTTGTTAGCCACATCTTTTGCTACCTATCTTTCCATATTATTAAGCCGAGAGGACAGAGAAGATCAGAACACTGAACTTTGGTTTCACACTGTGACTCTTCACTCTTCAAAATATGAATTAGGAAATTGCATGTCGCCTTCTGTTGTCGGTGCATTTATAATTGTTAGCTGCCAACTGGTGTTGGTGGGATTAATGCAAAGTATCTTTTGGTTTTATCTGGTATTCCTCGAGATGGGTGTGGAAGCACTAGCTAATGATAAAAAAGCAATCTTTTTTGTTTCTGTGATCTTCGCTAAAAGAGTTATGGTACTCACCTTCAGATTTAATTCACCTTCAATTCTTCATCTCCACCACGCATCCTTCTCACTGTCCAACCATTGCCATTTATTGCTACAGGTGATGGTTGATCTGATGTCACTGGTGGGGCTCATAGGAACATATGGCTGGGATGTGAGTGTTAAAGGAGGGGAAATAATTGGGAGGATCCAAATCTCTATTATAAATTAGCTAATTCAATGAGAATAATTGGAAATGCAAATAAGGAGATTATACATATCATGGCAATCCAACTCATGTATGTATCACTCGAAGTATAAACAGTGGGCTTGACGAGTATTTTGCTTACAATAAATATGTTCTCTGATTCAGGGGTTGCTACTTCCAAGAAGGTAATGATGTGAAGATGGAGATGAGTGTTGCTGATGCTTATCAGAGATCAATTCAGACATTGTTTGAATGGATCCATAAAGAAGTCGATAGGAGAAAGACTCATGTTGTCTTTCGCACTCATGCTCCTGTTCATTTCAGGTTTGTACAAATAAACTTTTCATTCTTCCCCTGAGTTTTCTTTAATAGTTTTCATCTATTGCGAAGTAATTATTTACTTACTGAGAGAGGTTTGTAAGAAGTTTGTGTGACTGATCGCAGAGGTGGGGACCGGAAAACAGGAGGGAATTGCCACTTAGAAACACTTCCTGATCTAGTTTCATCTACAGTGTCATCAAAAGCATGGGTGCATCTGTTGGAACCATTTAGAAACATGCCCTTGGCAAATTCAACTGAGAATCAGGCACTAGAGTTGGCTGAATGTAACTGAGATGACAGCTCAAAGGAGAGATGGCCATTTATCAGTATTCTACCTTGGTTCCTCAGGACCTGCCCCTCTCCCCAAGCAGGATTGCTTACCCGGGGTTCCAGATACATGGAATGAGCTACTCTATGCACTCATTTTGAATCGAGAACTAAGGTATAACACTAGATGAAATGGGAATCGCAGAAGCATCGAAATATGACCGTCTTGAGCATCGCCGGATTAGAGCTGGGACAGTAAAGTTCTGCTGTCAAGATTCCTAACTTGCAGGAAGCTTCTACAGGACAGGTTTGCCATATATCTTTGTGGAGACCTTGTAAGAACTCTGGACCATCAGAAATGACACTAGCATATAATTTTGTTATCCTTGTCGATACAGACTGCTCATAGTAGCTGATTACAGTAGCAACAGAAGAGATTGGTACATTTCACATACTAACTTATAAGTAGGTAATTGATGTTCTGGTTGTAAAGCAACATCTGTATGTTCTACAGATGATACATAAGAGGAGTTTTGAAAGGCTGGTTAGCATTCTTGACTTTTTCATCAGTCCTGTTAATGATATggctacaatatatatatatatatatatatatatatatatatatatatatatatatatatatatatagatatatatatatataggtgattTCCTACCAAAAGCACTACAGTCCTGCCTTTTTCAAACGTCCAAAatgtttttaattaaaaaaatagttttttaaaCAATATTTTTCATACAGTGAAGAAGCTACAAAGCAACCATGTATTGATTTTTGATACTGTGTAAGCTTTTTGACTTACAGATCTCCAGCATAATTTGTGGAATAAAGTTGTTCTTTTGCTTGAGCTAATTTATTTCAGCAAACATTAGTGTATGAAGTATCACTGCTACCATTTCAGCTTTCTTGAGTTAAAGGCTTTTTGCATCTGTATTGAAACGTAATGTAATGCCTTCTAATTGTGTTTTCAAATTTCAGCTCATGTCTTCGTCTTTGTTGTGTAGCTTCTCATCATCTGTTTAAGAACTCACTGCAGCAAACTCTTTTCATTGCACTTCTCGGGCTGTTGCAGAGTCGAAGTCTCACATGCCAAGTGTAGCAGATAGCTCTCATGCAATAGGGGTGTGGATGGATGAAACAGACGTGGGCGGCTGGTGATTAGGAGAGGCGATGAACGAAGCCGTGGAGCGGCGGTGAGAGCTGACTCGGTGGAGTCGGCATTTGAACGACCCCGCGTGCGTTGTCGGAGCGCACACGCACTTTGGCGCGGCCGCCGGCGTGACTTTGGCCACAGTGGAGGAAACGGAGGACCTGGTCCTCCTCAAGGTCCGTGGCAAAGGAGCTCCCGGCTGCTGCTGGTGGCACTCGGGGCCGTGGTGGTGGTGGCGCTGCTGTTCCTTGCCTTCTCCCCCAGCATCAACGAAGGTGGACGCCATGCTACCGGCGAGGCTTCCTTACCTGTCCACGCTCGAGATCTCAAACCGAAAACCGACCGTTCCTGCGCCACCGCAATCCTTCTAACAAAACAGGAACTTAGGTATAACACCAGAAGACGAAGACAAAGAATGATCACTCAAAAGAAGAGTCATGGAGATGAAACGAAGTACATACAGAACGGAGAACGGAGGAGGAAGGCAAGTGTCACGGTGGCTCCAGAAGCCGATGCGGCAAACTTGGTCCTTATAGGCAACCTTCTTTCCCTTGTAGATGGATCCTGTGGGGGTCCACGCTGGATTCTAGGATCGTAATACAGGGTATAATATAGGTTGTGGATGTGCGTAGTCATAACTAAGTACAGCTAAAATGCACGTCTCACCAGAAGATTAAGAGGGACCCACACGCCGGTTGCTAAAGTGGGGATCTAGTCGGAGACACGTGTGGCTGTGGGTGTTTCGGGTGACAGAATGTGGGTCGGTTTGTCGCGACCCCGCACGGTGACGTAAGCTCGCGTCAGATAAACCATTCACGTGGAAGGCGGCGGCAGCAAGACAGTGACTAACACTGAAAGTTAGGGCCCAAATCGCGGCCCAAAAACAATAAGAGCTCAATTTGACCCATAGTATTCTCTTCGCCCATCAAgatcgatctctctctctctctctctctctctctctctctcgcgaagATAGGTAAAGACATGTCGGCGACGGGGGCCTAAATCCGGCGAAGGTTGGGCAGCGGTGCGTCGGGTGCTCGGCGACGGCGATGAAGTAGGGCGGCGCGGGAGATTTTGGTCAAAGAAGACCGTTCTTTGCTTCAGAATAAACCGGTCGGCTTTTTCCGGTTCGTATTGGTTCAACCCGACCGGAACGTTAGGGTCCAACCTCTGCAACTTCGAAAAACCCTCGCCTCGACGCCGCGCCCTAAATCGCAAGGAGCGGTCGAAAACGAGTCGAAAGGAGAAGTGATCGACACGAACAATGGAATTGGAGACTGCTGAGAATGATGGTCATCTCCGCGAGAGCAGCAgtcggaagaagaggaagaggaaggagggtaAGACGAGGATGACGACGAAGGAGGAGAAGAATCCTACAGTCAGCATCGCTGTTGCCGGCTTCATAATTGACAACGCCCAGTCCCTTGAGCTTGCCACCCTTGTATGTTGTTCATGAGAACCCTTCGATTGATTTAATATCCGAAGCCCTTCTGTTGTCGCCGACCCTTCTTTGCTACCTCCCTCTTCTTAACTCAGTTGGCAGGTCAGGTTGCTCGTGCGGCCACCATCTTCCGAATCGATGAGGTCAGGATTTCTCTGCCAAACAAATCTATCTTCTTGTGCATTTTGAATTGCATGGTAATAGCTACCTGGCCAACAAAGCAGTGAATTGCCTTTACGATTAAACTGAACTCTGCGCATGAGCTGTTTGTCAATTTTCGATTTATCTTGGATGGTAGGGCATCTGTGTCTCTTTGTCTCGGAGGCTTGGGGTTTCGTCCCCATCTTGCATAATTTTGTACACCGTTATGGTCGTGTGTTGCCTTGTGTGGCCTGTGGGCTTGAATATTCTCAATGTCTCTTGTAACCCACCTATTGTCTAGGATGACCTTGTGAAGCCTTGTGACCAATTCTCAGGATATAGTGCTCCTtttcaaatgaaaaaaaagggACATTTGGTGGATCGTGGTTTTGTTTTCAAATGTTTGTGATCATAAATActctctattctgatggagattcCTTATGTTTAAACAGGTTGTAGTGTTTGACAATAGAGCATCATCAGATGTTGATACAGTGGTTACACCAGGGCATGATGGGGATGAGAGCGAAAGTGGTGCAGAGTTTCTTACAATGATACTACGGTACTTGGAAACACCACAGTACTTGCGACGCCGTCTCTTTCCAATGCACAAGAGCTTAAAATTTGTGGTGAGAACAGATTGGTACTGACAAAGATATTTATTGATGCTTGAAAGTCTGTTTTttcacttgaatatttttctgtcTGAGCCTTTATTTTTGGGTTCAGGGCTTGCTTCCTCCTCTAGATGCCCCTCATCACGTGCGCAAACATGAATGGTGTTCATTTCGTGAAGGTGAAGTTGTTTCCTCTGCTTCTTGTTTCATCCTGTTTTAATATGCAAGCATATTAAATCTCTTAGTGGAATTATTTATTGACTGCTAAAAAGAGTGGTAGAAAATGTTGGAATTTTATGATGAGGAAACTTATAATGGAGTTTGAAACTAAAAATTTTATAGTGTTTTGCTTGTCTTGTTCTTTGATGAGATATTTCCTGTTTCCTCTAAAGTTGCATAGATTCCTTCTGTTTTGCTAGCGTATTTAATTATTTGTTCAGTGACATATGGTATTAGTGGTCTCCTgaaatgaaaaaacaaaaaagcaCATTTGTAATGATCAAACCCTAAATATAGTTCTCCTAGTGTTAACTAATGATAATCTGGAGACATGTTCACCAAGCTTACATTCCTGAACTTGATACCAAATTCTTGCTGGCTATATTTTAGAGAAAGTAGAAAATTTGAATGTGTGGAAATGGATTTTTATGGATGAACCTAATTAATATTGGTGCTGCGAAAGTAAAGAAAGAAGCAAAGGAGGTATTACAGTCTTCATACACATCTTTTGTCAAATTTGTTTTTGTTCTATTGCATATGTTTGTCCTGCATTAAGATGTAGGTTTCTTTCTATATCTATGTGCTATTGAATGTTAGAATTTCCTATTCTAGATAAATTTGGCAGGTGATGACTTGTTGACCTAAAATGAGTTTCCCAACATAACTGCAGGTGTCACATTGGATGTGAATCCACCAAATTCAAAGGGCACACTTGTAGATGTAGGGTTAAATAAGGTTTGTTCTCCTTAGAGCTTATAAACATTTTTCATTTAGAAGTTTCTATATAATGTTTTACTTAAAGCTTGACATGATCTTTGAATCTTCCTGATTTATTAACTCTGACATTCTACTTTACATATATAGATGTTTGCCTTGGAGACCCATTGTACATTTACTTCTAACTTTTATGAGATTGCActgtgcattgtgatatcttcaaAAATAGTTTTCCCAATGACTGTTGCCACTAGAATTTTATTATCCCTGTTGATCCACTCTTTATTCTATAGCATGCTAAGGAGGAGATCTTCTGATCATCCATTTTGATAGTCATAAATTGCAATTTCATTATTCGTACCATTGTTTGTACTGCTTGGCATATCATTTCGATGGCACATTGATGCATGAAGCGTTAAATGCTAGGTGATATAAGCCATGATATTATAGTGAACCTTAAGGTACTGATCAGTATGTGGCTGGTACTGATTGGTAAGGGGTTTGATGCTAGTTAAATATGGGATCAGCATAATTCGCTACATGTGTAATTGTATACACCCTATAGCCAGCCAACCAATCTCAGACCCAGTCCAATATTTAGATGAGACTTCTAGCGCTCAAACACCGATCCTCAGATATTACGAATACAATAATCAGAATTACAATTTTGATGTTGGTGTCTTTAAAGTCTAAACGTCGCACCCCACACGACCTTGATATGTTTTTATAGTCTGGGATTGTAGTACTTTGAGATTTACATATTGTGTTTGACTCATTGGCTATCATGTATTGTCTTCTTAATTATGATGATTGTCTATGACTCATTATTATATACTATTTTTGTTGAGATATTATGCATAATATATACATTACTATGATCATGGTtgataaatttgatcataatatGTGTTATACTTAATGTTATTGTTCAAAAGAACTAAAACACTGAAAAATAAGTTAAAAAGTGCACACTTGACCAGACCAACAGCTGTACTTGGTGATGTACTCTATAGTCTATAGTGTACCAGTTTGAGAAGGGACTGGTCTGCGATACAAGAAGCCTGGTAAATGTAGTACAGAGGTCCTCTGA
This DNA window, taken from Musa acuminata AAA Group cultivar baxijiao chromosome BXJ3-7, Cavendish_Baxijiao_AAA, whole genome shotgun sequence, encodes the following:
- the LOC135642359 gene encoding dual specificity protein phosphatase 1-like: MSQMDELQRSRILNCVQAFCAARYTREDNVPCQIEEGLFLGSVGAALNKSALKDLNITHILTVAKSLDPAFPIDFVYKKIDVFDTPGTELDKYFDECFSFIDEARSAGGGVLVHCFAGMSRSVTVVVAYLMKKHRMSLSDALALVRSKRPHIAPNHGFLTQLANFEKSLGVNRGTSSI
- the LOC135584789 gene encoding uncharacterized protein LOC135584789 isoform X2 — encoded protein: MELETAENDGHLRESSSRKKRKRKEGKTRMTTKEEKNPTVSIAVAGFIIDNAQSLELATLVARAATIFRIDEVVVFDNRASSDVDTVVTPGHDGDESESGAEFLTMILRYLETPQYLRRRLFPMHKSLKFVGLLPPLDAPHHVRKHEWCSFREGVTLDVNPPNSKGTLVDVGLNKNVVIEEVLEPGKRITVAMGDNRGAEIDGFKKAVDSSSPRDQIGMYWGYKVRYCSNLSSVIRNCPYKGGYDHIIGTSEHGLVVASSELVIPSFRHLLIVFGGLGGLEENIEEDNNLKGKNVHDVFNSYLNTCPLQGSRTIRTEEAIFISLQYFQEPIKRAEQLCNGK
- the LOC135584789 gene encoding uncharacterized protein LOC135584789 isoform X1; the protein is MELETAENDGHLRESSSRKKRKRKEGKTRMTTKEEKNPTVSIAVAGFIIDNAQSLELATLLAGQVARAATIFRIDEVVVFDNRASSDVDTVVTPGHDGDESESGAEFLTMILRYLETPQYLRRRLFPMHKSLKFVGLLPPLDAPHHVRKHEWCSFREGVTLDVNPPNSKGTLVDVGLNKNVVIEEVLEPGKRITVAMGDNRGAEIDGFKKAVDSSSPRDQIGMYWGYKVRYCSNLSSVIRNCPYKGGYDHIIGTSEHGLVVASSELVIPSFRHLLIVFGGLGGLEENIEEDNNLKGKNVHDVFNSYLNTCPLQGSRTIRTEEAIFISLQYFQEPIKRAEQLCNGK